One window from the genome of Acinetobacter sp. LoGeW2-3 encodes:
- a CDS encoding AraC family transcriptional regulator gives MSRDTISIHFVNAALSGVKRLGMDVDTLLSHVGIEAELLHQPKARISPEQYTRFIKMLWMVTQDEHVGFDKQPRRLGTFAIMCQLIIHAKTLGDALELSSQFYKLFGDDWAVTLERDKHEARLVPQIPKEMDPDHFITESMLMIWHGLASWLIERRLPLERVHFSYPRPNHADEYDALFFAPVMQFDAPRTEITFAADYLDLPIRQNEETLEEFLKAAPAQLLVKFKNTNSLTSRIRDVLKSQIGEEMPTLNDVASMLYLSPQTLRRRLAAEGKSYQGVKDALRRDAAIHLLLNPALTLEDVAQQVGFSETSTFHRAFKKWTGVTPGLYRQLHGYH, from the coding sequence ATGAGTCGCGATACGATCAGTATCCATTTCGTTAACGCTGCACTCTCCGGCGTAAAGCGTCTCGGTATGGATGTCGATACGTTATTGTCTCATGTGGGTATTGAAGCTGAACTTCTGCATCAGCCTAAGGCCCGTATCTCGCCAGAACAATATACCCGCTTTATCAAAATGCTGTGGATGGTGACACAGGACGAACACGTTGGCTTTGACAAACAGCCGCGCCGTCTTGGTACATTTGCCATCATGTGTCAGTTGATCATTCACGCTAAAACTTTAGGCGATGCGCTGGAACTTTCTTCTCAGTTCTACAAGCTGTTTGGTGATGACTGGGCTGTGACACTGGAACGTGACAAACATGAAGCCCGTTTAGTTCCTCAAATTCCCAAAGAAATGGATCCAGATCATTTCATCACTGAAAGTATGCTGATGATCTGGCATGGTCTGGCGTCTTGGTTGATTGAACGTCGTCTTCCATTGGAGCGTGTGCATTTTAGCTATCCACGTCCGAATCATGCTGATGAATATGATGCACTATTCTTTGCACCAGTCATGCAATTTGACGCACCACGTACTGAGATTACTTTTGCAGCGGATTATCTGGATCTACCAATCCGTCAGAATGAAGAAACCCTAGAAGAATTCCTGAAAGCGGCACCTGCACAGTTATTGGTGAAATTCAAAAACACCAACTCCCTGACTTCACGTATTCGTGATGTATTAAAGAGTCAGATTGGTGAAGAAATGCCAACATTGAATGATGTGGCATCAATGCTATATCTATCTCCACAAACTTTACGTCGTCGTCTGGCTGCGGAAGGCAAGAGCTATCAAGGTGTGAAAGATGCCTTGCGCCGAGATGCTGCAATTCACCTATTGTTGAATCCAGCTCTGACTTTGGAAGATGTTGCGCAACAAGTCGGTTTTAGTGAAACCAGTACTTTCCACCGTGCCTTCAAAAAATGGACCGGGGTAACGCCAGGTTTATACCGCCAGCTGCATGGTTACCATTAA
- a CDS encoding VOC family protein codes for MRFNHYLNFQGEAEAAFTFYRSVFGGEFSNLSRYGDMPGQEGIDLSDTDRSQILHISLPINEYTELMGSDINDKLCSPNSPTFTKGTNHYIAIILSASEQTEAQRLFEALSAKGQIEMPLEKTFWGALYGTFTDQFGVQWMINCLLEERSPNL; via the coding sequence ATGCGATTCAATCACTATCTCAATTTCCAAGGTGAAGCTGAAGCTGCTTTTACTTTTTATCGCTCAGTATTTGGTGGTGAATTTTCCAATTTGAGCCGTTATGGTGATATGCCGGGACAGGAAGGTATTGACCTGTCAGATACTGACAGAAGCCAGATTTTACATATTTCACTTCCCATCAATGAATATACGGAATTAATGGGTTCTGATATTAATGACAAGCTATGTAGCCCCAACTCCCCTACATTTACCAAAGGCACCAATCATTATATTGCGATTATTTTAAGTGCCAGCGAACAGACTGAGGCGCAACGATTGTTTGAAGCTTTATCTGCCAAAGGGCAAATCGAAATGCCTTTGGAAAAAACCTTTTGGGGTGCACTCTACGGCACCTTTACTGATCAGTTCGGTGTGCAATGGATGATTAACTGTTTATTAGAAGAACGTAGCCCAAATCTCTAG
- a CDS encoding acetyl-CoA C-acetyltransferase: protein MSEAYIIDAIRTPRGKGKKDGSLYEVKPITLLTTLLNELQERHSLDTSKVDDIVLGCVTPIGDQGADIAKTAAIAAGWDNDVAGVQINRFCASGLEAVNMAAQKVRSGWEDLVVAGGVESMSRVPMGSDGGPWALDPETNMACDFIPQGIGADLIATIDGYSRADVDTFAEQSQKKAAAAQANGHFDKSIIPVKDKAGVVILDQDEFIKPNTTVETLSKLNPSFATMGQMGFDAIALQKYPEIGSVNHVHHAGNSSGIVDGAALVLLASEQAVKEQNLKPRAKVLATALVGADPTIMLTGPAPAARKALAKAGLTIDDIDLFEVNEAFAAVVMRFINELKVDPAKVNVNGGAIAMGHPLGATGAMILGTLLDELERQGKKRGLATLCVGGGMGIATIIELV from the coding sequence ATGAGCGAGGCCTATATCATCGATGCCATTCGCACGCCGCGCGGCAAGGGAAAAAAGGATGGATCCTTATATGAAGTCAAACCGATCACGTTACTCACTACCCTGCTCAATGAATTGCAAGAACGTCATTCATTAGATACATCAAAAGTCGATGATATAGTCTTGGGCTGCGTGACCCCCATTGGTGATCAAGGTGCTGATATTGCCAAAACAGCAGCAATTGCCGCCGGCTGGGACAATGATGTGGCTGGTGTACAGATCAACCGTTTCTGTGCTTCCGGTCTGGAAGCGGTGAATATGGCAGCGCAAAAAGTTCGTTCCGGTTGGGAGGATCTGGTGGTTGCCGGTGGCGTAGAATCCATGTCCCGTGTACCGATGGGTTCAGATGGTGGTCCCTGGGCGCTCGATCCGGAAACCAATATGGCCTGTGACTTTATTCCGCAAGGCATTGGTGCGGACCTGATCGCAACCATTGATGGGTATAGCCGTGCTGATGTGGATACCTTTGCCGAACAGTCCCAGAAAAAAGCGGCGGCGGCTCAAGCCAATGGTCATTTCGATAAATCCATTATTCCGGTAAAAGATAAAGCCGGTGTGGTGATTCTGGATCAGGATGAATTCATCAAACCAAATACGACGGTGGAAACACTAAGCAAGCTGAATCCAAGTTTTGCCACTATGGGACAAATGGGTTTTGATGCGATTGCTCTACAGAAATATCCCGAAATCGGTTCCGTGAATCATGTGCATCATGCAGGCAACTCATCCGGCATTGTCGATGGTGCTGCACTAGTCCTGCTGGCTTCAGAACAAGCGGTCAAAGAACAGAATCTGAAACCGCGTGCCAAAGTATTAGCGACTGCACTGGTCGGTGCTGATCCAACTATTATGCTCACCGGCCCTGCCCCTGCAGCCCGTAAAGCCTTGGCCAAAGCTGGACTCACCATTGATGATATTGACCTGTTTGAAGTCAATGAAGCTTTCGCTGCTGTGGTGATGCGCTTTATCAATGAACTAAAGGTCGATCCTGCTAAAGTCAATGTAAATGGTGGTGCCATTGCTATGGGCCATCCACTCGGTGCGACTGGAGCCATGATTCTCGGTACTTTGCTGGATGAATTGGAACGCCAGGGCAAAAAACGAGGTCTGGCAACATTATGTGTCGGTGGCGGTATGGGCATCGCTACAATTATTGAACTGGTTTAA
- a CDS encoding 3-hydroxyacyl-CoA dehydrogenase NAD-binding domain-containing protein, with the protein MSAIQYQKTDDNIILLTFDSPNQSANTMNADFRTALSEVVDKLKVDEEISGIIFSSAKKTFFAGGDLDELIQATPEHATEFFNMIEEMKAQLRYIETRGIPVVAALNGTALGGGWEIALCAHHRIALNDPKSKFGLPEVTLGLLPGGGGIVRIVRLLGLQNAFPLLMEGKQLSVDKAKSLGLIHDTANTLDELLEKAVTWVKAHPKSVQPYDEKGYKIPGGSPSAPSVAQMLAIAPAMLRDKTKGCYPAPEAIISAAVEGAQVDVDTALRIESRYFTYLATGQVSKNMIGTFWHGMNSIKSGAHRPKDIAKWQAKKVGILGAGMMGAGIAYVTASRGIQVVLKDVSIEASEKGKAYSQKLLDKKVAQGRLTAEERDQILNLIHTTASTEDLAGCDLIIEAVFENQELKAQVTQEAEQYLAADGVMASNTSTLPISNLAQASLDQEKFIGLHFFSPVDKMQLVEIIKGKNTSNETLAKAFDFVQQIGKLPISVNDSRGFFTSRVFGTFVQEGLRLLAEGVHPARIEMAALKAGMPVGPLAIQDEVSLTLSEYVATETRKALQAEAKERADSPADEVIQTMIHQFNRKGKAAGAGFYDYPEGGKKQLWSGLSHWNKNTEMSEQEMTERFLFVQALDTVRCLEEGVLQSTVEGNIGSIFGIGYPAWTGGAIQYLNQYGLAKALARTNVLEKKYGERFKAPALLKNKVAAAETF; encoded by the coding sequence ATGAGCGCAATTCAATATCAAAAAACTGATGATAATATTATTCTTCTAACCTTCGACTCTCCAAACCAGTCTGCAAACACCATGAATGCAGATTTCCGTACTGCACTCAGCGAAGTTGTCGACAAACTCAAAGTAGATGAGGAAATTTCCGGCATTATCTTCAGTTCAGCCAAAAAGACCTTTTTCGCCGGCGGCGATCTGGATGAGCTAATTCAGGCGACACCAGAACATGCTACTGAATTCTTCAATATGATTGAAGAGATGAAAGCTCAACTGCGCTATATCGAAACGCGTGGCATTCCAGTTGTTGCAGCCTTGAATGGCACAGCACTCGGTGGAGGCTGGGAAATCGCACTATGTGCCCATCACCGTATCGCATTGAATGACCCAAAAAGCAAATTCGGTCTGCCTGAAGTGACTTTAGGTCTGTTACCGGGTGGTGGTGGGATTGTCCGTATCGTGCGTCTGCTGGGTTTACAGAATGCCTTTCCACTCTTGATGGAAGGTAAGCAACTCAGTGTAGACAAAGCTAAAAGCTTAGGTCTGATTCATGATACGGCTAATACCCTTGATGAACTGCTAGAAAAAGCAGTTACATGGGTCAAAGCACATCCGAAATCTGTGCAGCCTTATGATGAGAAAGGCTACAAGATTCCAGGTGGCTCACCTTCTGCTCCATCGGTAGCCCAAATGCTGGCAATTGCACCTGCTATGCTACGTGACAAGACTAAGGGTTGTTATCCAGCACCGGAAGCCATCATATCTGCTGCGGTTGAAGGTGCGCAGGTTGATGTGGATACCGCGCTCCGCATTGAGTCGCGTTATTTCACTTATCTGGCGACCGGTCAGGTGTCCAAAAACATGATTGGTACTTTCTGGCATGGTATGAATAGCATTAAATCCGGTGCTCATCGCCCGAAAGATATTGCCAAATGGCAAGCCAAGAAAGTTGGGATTTTGGGGGCAGGCATGATGGGTGCTGGCATTGCCTATGTCACCGCTAGCAGAGGCATTCAGGTCGTTCTAAAAGATGTATCGATCGAAGCTAGTGAAAAAGGCAAAGCTTATAGCCAGAAACTGTTAGATAAAAAAGTGGCGCAAGGTCGCTTAACAGCTGAGGAACGCGATCAGATTTTAAATCTAATTCATACCACTGCAAGCACAGAAGATTTGGCGGGCTGTGATCTGATCATCGAAGCGGTCTTTGAAAATCAGGAACTCAAAGCCCAAGTGACTCAGGAAGCGGAACAGTATCTGGCTGCCGACGGCGTGATGGCATCGAATACCTCTACCCTGCCAATTAGCAATTTGGCTCAAGCTAGCCTAGACCAAGAGAAATTTATCGGCCTGCATTTCTTTAGTCCGGTCGATAAAATGCAGCTGGTAGAAATCATTAAAGGTAAAAATACCTCTAATGAAACTCTAGCTAAGGCATTTGATTTCGTGCAGCAGATCGGCAAGCTGCCAATTTCAGTGAATGATAGCCGTGGCTTCTTTACCAGTCGCGTGTTCGGCACTTTCGTGCAGGAAGGTTTACGTCTACTGGCAGAAGGTGTGCATCCAGCCCGTATTGAAATGGCTGCTTTGAAAGCCGGTATGCCCGTTGGGCCATTGGCGATTCAGGATGAAGTGTCCTTAACCTTGTCCGAGTATGTTGCCACTGAAACGCGTAAGGCGCTTCAGGCTGAAGCTAAAGAGCGTGCGGACTCACCTGCCGATGAAGTGATTCAGACTATGATTCACCAGTTTAACCGTAAAGGGAAAGCCGCTGGTGCCGGATTCTATGATTACCCTGAAGGTGGCAAAAAGCAGCTCTGGTCAGGTTTAAGTCATTGGAATAAAAATACCGAGATGTCTGAGCAGGAAATGACTGAACGCTTCCTGTTTGTGCAGGCACTGGATACCGTGCGTTGTCTGGAAGAAGGCGTGCTGCAATCTACAGTGGAAGGCAATATCGGCTCAATCTTTGGTATTGGTTACCCGGCGTGGACTGGTGGTGCCATCCAGTACCTGAATCAATATGGACTGGCAAAGGCACTGGCTCGTACCAATGTACTGGAAAAGAAATATGGCGAACGCTTTAAGGCGCCAGCATTGCTTAAAAACAAAGTTGCTGCTGCTGAAACCTTTTGA
- a CDS encoding DUF934 domain-containing protein, with product MLNTALQVLSKDGTIADNTYQLIGEDGVLPQGDVVLTVEQLDQIAHVSGKKALYLTIDASPETNEFPLDQLDAIFIEFAGFNDGRGYSFAALLRRQGFQGELRATGDVFKDVLNYMKRSGFDSFVIKEGKDIQEAAAGLNDFTNPYQASTAVPKPNYQTGA from the coding sequence ATGCTTAATACCGCACTACAAGTGCTCTCTAAAGATGGCACGATTGCAGACAATACTTACCAGTTAATTGGTGAAGATGGCGTATTGCCACAAGGTGATGTGGTTTTAACTGTTGAGCAGTTAGACCAAATTGCCCATGTTTCAGGTAAAAAAGCATTGTACTTAACGATAGATGCTTCACCTGAAACCAATGAATTTCCGCTTGATCAATTAGATGCAATCTTCATTGAATTTGCAGGCTTTAACGACGGTCGTGGCTATTCATTCGCTGCATTGCTTCGTCGTCAAGGTTTCCAAGGCGAACTTCGTGCAACAGGTGATGTGTTCAAAGATGTGTTGAACTACATGAAGCGTTCTGGTTTTGATAGTTTCGTGATTAAAGAAGGTAAAGATATTCAGGAAGCGGCTGCTGGTTTGAATGACTTTACCAATCCGTACCAGGCATCAACAGCTGTACCAAAACCGAACTATCAAACTGGGGCTTAA
- the trhA gene encoding PAQR family membrane homeostasis protein TrhA — MSNAPLLQDYDAVEERINYISHGVGAALSVIAGILLVIKGSYLSTGQWLGLWVYGLSMIVLFSASMLYHMATTADRRYFYKKIDHTAIYYLIAGTYTPFLAIAIPTAKAQYLLIALWIIAVLGTLFKFIFIHRFQKLSLFAYLAMGWLALLVIDDMQKYLSAQSLTFLIIGGLAYTVGALFYALKRVRYTHAIWHIFVLIGAGSHFLSIYLYVI, encoded by the coding sequence ATGTCAAATGCACCACTGCTTCAGGATTATGATGCTGTCGAAGAGCGCATCAACTACATCAGTCACGGTGTAGGTGCTGCCTTATCGGTGATTGCCGGGATTTTGCTGGTCATTAAAGGCTCTTACCTCAGCACGGGTCAATGGCTTGGCCTATGGGTCTATGGACTAAGCATGATTGTGCTTTTTTCTGCCTCGATGCTGTACCACATGGCCACTACTGCGGATCGACGTTACTTCTATAAAAAAATTGACCATACTGCGATCTATTATCTGATTGCTGGCACTTACACACCATTTCTGGCGATCGCCATCCCGACGGCCAAAGCCCAGTATTTATTGATCGCTTTATGGATCATTGCTGTCCTTGGAACACTATTCAAGTTCATATTCATTCATCGTTTTCAGAAACTTTCCCTGTTCGCTTACCTCGCAATGGGCTGGCTTGCACTGTTAGTTATTGATGATATGCAGAAATATTTATCTGCTCAATCTTTAACCTTTCTCATCATTGGTGGACTTGCTTATACGGTGGGTGCATTGTTTTACGCCTTAAAAAGAGTAAGATATACGCACGCTATCTGGCACATTTTTGTATTGATAGGCGCAGGATCACATTTTCTGTCCATCTATCTTTACGTGATTTAA
- a CDS encoding nitrite/sulfite reductase, producing the protein MYLYTDFDQQLINERVAQFRDQTERYLAGKLTEDEYRPLRLQNGLYVQRYAPMLRIAVPYGLMNSKQLRKVAELAKEYDRGYAHVSTRQNIQFNWPALENVPDMLQELASVQMHAIQTSGNCIRNTTTDQYAGVVAGEIADPRPTCELIRQWSTFHPEFAFLPRKFKIAVSALEEIDRAATSFHDIGVYIVKNEAGEMGYKIKVGGGLGRTPIIGSFIRDFLPREDLIAYLEAVLRVYNLHGRRDNKYKARIKILVKALTPEVFAEKVEAEFAHTVKTLKIDAKTLAKMDENFTPFNYQDYADEDFSEQFAAHPKFKQWFNINTNAHKVKGYRIVTISLKRAGVAPGDVTTEEMNLIADLADKYTFGELRTTHEQNIALVDVPQKDLFELWTILEQNNLARAHIGFLTDIICCPGGDFCSLANAKSIPISEAISRRFDDLDTIYNLGKIDLNISGCMNACGHHHVGNIGILGVDKKGAEFYQITLGGNADHDASIGDILGPSFAAEVVPDIIEEILNTYLDLRQEGEEFIDTYRRVGIQPFKERAYA; encoded by the coding sequence ATGTATTTATATACTGATTTCGATCAGCAACTGATTAATGAACGTGTTGCACAGTTCCGTGACCAAACGGAACGTTATTTAGCGGGCAAATTGACGGAAGATGAATACCGTCCGCTCCGCCTTCAAAATGGTCTATATGTACAACGTTACGCACCAATGCTGCGTATTGCGGTGCCTTATGGCCTAATGAATTCTAAACAACTTCGTAAAGTGGCGGAGTTGGCAAAAGAATATGACCGTGGCTATGCACACGTTTCAACTCGTCAGAATATCCAGTTCAACTGGCCTGCACTGGAAAATGTGCCGGACATGCTGCAAGAACTGGCATCAGTACAAATGCATGCGATCCAGACTTCTGGTAACTGTATCCGTAATACGACGACTGATCAGTATGCGGGTGTGGTTGCAGGCGAGATTGCAGATCCACGTCCAACATGTGAATTAATCCGTCAATGGTCTACTTTCCACCCAGAATTTGCTTTCTTGCCACGTAAGTTCAAGATCGCTGTTTCTGCGCTTGAAGAAATCGATCGTGCGGCAACTTCATTCCACGATATCGGTGTATATATCGTTAAAAATGAAGCTGGCGAGATGGGCTACAAAATCAAAGTTGGTGGTGGTTTAGGTCGTACCCCGATTATTGGTAGCTTTATCCGTGACTTCCTGCCACGTGAAGACCTGATTGCGTACCTAGAAGCTGTGCTTCGTGTCTACAACTTGCATGGTCGTCGTGACAACAAATATAAAGCACGTATCAAAATTCTTGTAAAAGCGCTTACTCCTGAAGTATTTGCTGAGAAAGTTGAAGCTGAATTTGCACATACAGTTAAAACATTGAAAATCGATGCTAAAACTTTGGCGAAAATGGATGAAAACTTCACACCATTTAATTACCAAGATTATGCAGATGAAGATTTCTCTGAACAATTCGCTGCGCATCCGAAATTCAAGCAATGGTTCAATATCAATACCAATGCACATAAAGTGAAAGGCTACCGTATTGTTACGATTTCTCTTAAACGTGCAGGTGTTGCGCCAGGTGACGTAACCACTGAAGAAATGAACCTGATTGCAGATCTTGCAGACAAGTACACTTTCGGTGAATTACGTACCACGCATGAGCAGAACATTGCCCTTGTTGATGTACCACAAAAAGATCTATTCGAATTGTGGACTATCCTTGAACAAAACAACCTGGCACGTGCGCATATTGGTTTCTTGACTGACATCATCTGCTGCCCAGGCGGTGATTTCTGTTCGTTGGCGAATGCGAAATCAATTCCGATTTCTGAAGCGATTTCACGCCGTTTTGATGACCTGGATACCATTTATAACCTTGGCAAAATTGACCTGAATATTTCAGGCTGTATGAATGCTTGTGGTCACCACCACGTAGGTAATATCGGTATCTTGGGTGTAGATAAGAAAGGTGCTGAGTTCTACCAAATCACTTTAGGTGGTAATGCGGATCACGATGCATCAATTGGTGACATCCTTGGGCCATCATTTGCTGCTGAAGTCGTGCCAGACATTATCGAAGAAATTCTGAATACTTACCTTGACCTGCGTCAGGAAGGTGAAGAGTTTATCGATACCTATCGCCGTGTTGGCATTCAACCATTCAAGGAGCGTGCATATGCTTAA
- a CDS encoding class I SAM-dependent methyltransferase codes for MSTLASLSVQEQQFLDTFQQAIETDHFDRLILSQYKGELEQLEKMTLRVILLNEQKVLSCLYRYKTQDVTKNYPLSEALSQVTELLACCKQANLITTAEELQLKKNKKKVMLTRSKTKPVIKSKTAEQGHDRVKQRYVDQDSVFLQHLGITDQQGQVIPSMARKWKQINKFVEIFSNALSQIQASQEGLRVVDFGSGKGYLTCALYDYMQKHGQTPWVTGVELNPKMVEFCQNVADQSQFNQLDFFQGDVRTYEPERLDVMIALHACDVATDFAIHTGIRLNAQIIMCAPCCHKELRPQLQAPQILSPMLQFGIHAGQQAEMLTDTIRALLLKAYGYETKVFEFVALEHTSKNKMILAVKRKDYQEPDQDVLNQIQALKEMYGIQKHSLELLLKDEWDQQGIGCKC; via the coding sequence ATGTCCACTTTGGCGTCTCTCTCAGTTCAAGAACAGCAATTTCTGGATACTTTCCAGCAAGCCATTGAAACAGATCATTTTGATCGCCTGATTTTAAGTCAGTATAAGGGCGAATTGGAACAGCTAGAGAAAATGACCTTGCGCGTCATTTTACTGAATGAACAGAAAGTATTGAGTTGTCTGTACCGATATAAGACCCAGGATGTCACCAAAAATTATCCTTTATCAGAAGCTCTCTCTCAGGTGACTGAATTACTGGCATGTTGCAAGCAGGCCAATTTGATCACCACAGCCGAAGAATTGCAGCTGAAAAAGAACAAGAAAAAAGTCATGCTGACTCGTAGCAAAACTAAACCCGTCATTAAGTCCAAAACTGCTGAACAGGGTCATGACCGAGTGAAGCAGCGCTATGTGGATCAGGACAGCGTATTTCTACAACATCTTGGCATTACCGATCAGCAAGGTCAGGTCATTCCAAGTATGGCGCGTAAGTGGAAACAGATTAATAAGTTTGTGGAAATCTTCTCGAATGCGCTTTCGCAGATTCAAGCTTCTCAAGAAGGGCTGCGGGTGGTGGACTTTGGTTCAGGTAAAGGCTATCTGACTTGCGCCTTATATGACTATATGCAAAAGCATGGGCAGACGCCGTGGGTGACTGGCGTAGAGCTAAATCCGAAAATGGTTGAGTTTTGTCAGAATGTGGCAGATCAATCCCAGTTTAACCAGCTCGATTTCTTCCAGGGCGATGTACGGACTTATGAGCCGGAACGTTTGGATGTGATGATCGCTTTACATGCCTGTGATGTGGCGACAGACTTTGCCATTCATACTGGTATTCGCCTGAATGCCCAGATCATCATGTGCGCGCCATGTTGTCATAAGGAACTGCGTCCACAGTTGCAGGCACCGCAAATACTCAGTCCGATGCTGCAATTCGGGATTCATGCCGGTCAGCAGGCTGAAATGCTGACTGATACGATTCGTGCCTTATTACTCAAAGCTTATGGTTATGAAACCAAAGTATTTGAATTTGTCGCGCTAGAACATACCAGCAAGAATAAAATGATTCTGGCGGTGAAACGTAAAGACTATCAGGAACCAGATCAGGACGTACTGAACCAGATTCAGGCTTTAAAAGAGATGTATGGGATTCAGAAACATTCGCTGGAATTATTGCTCAAAGATGAATGGGATCAGCAGGGGATTGGTTGTAAATGCTAA
- a CDS encoding GNAT family N-acetyltransferase has translation MLSSAELRIVVGTWDVLATDAKMIREAVFIQEQNIAPEDEWDAKDEVSTHFVAYLNDQAVATARLLTSNSIGRVAVLKSARGHKVGQCLMQFVIDYARAESRQFVKLSSQVHAIGFYQALGFQLQGEEYLDCGIPHIDMYLPL, from the coding sequence ATGCTAAGTTCAGCTGAGCTGAGAATTGTTGTTGGAACATGGGATGTGTTAGCAACAGATGCCAAAATGATTCGTGAAGCAGTGTTTATTCAGGAGCAAAACATTGCGCCTGAAGATGAGTGGGATGCTAAGGATGAAGTGTCTACCCATTTTGTGGCTTATCTGAATGATCAAGCAGTTGCCACAGCCCGACTATTAACAAGTAATAGTATCGGTCGTGTCGCAGTACTGAAATCAGCGCGTGGTCATAAGGTTGGGCAATGCCTAATGCAGTTTGTGATTGACTATGCACGCGCTGAAAGTCGGCAGTTTGTTAAACTTTCCTCTCAAGTGCATGCCATTGGCTTTTATCAAGCCTTAGGTTTTCAGCTACAGGGTGAGGAGTATTTAGATTGTGGTATTCCACATATTGATATGTATTTACCGTTGTAA
- a CDS encoding CaiB/BaiF CoA transferase family protein, producing MSYALKGLKVLDFSTLLPGPFATMYLADLGAEVVHIESPTRPDLLRLVPPYAHGQATAHNYLNRNKQSITLDLKNRDCIEQIKNRISDYDIVVEQFRPGVMQRLGLDYATLAEINPRLIYCSITGYGQTGSYKDKAGHDINYLALSGIAGHSGRVQGGPPALGIQVADVAGGSMHAIIAILAAVIERQRSGMGQYIDISMTDCAVALNNMAAAASLAAGVHAKPELGHLNGGTFYDYYQTQDRRYLSIGSLEPQFMQGLAQALELPILLEKGASLDAQDRAEVKAAIQQKILKKPLAEWQSVFSTLDVCVEPVLTLNEALNSQLAKERSWVVQVPVKAGEQEAEPQLACPIKFSRSSSRYDFIGQALGESEQW from the coding sequence ATGTCCTATGCACTAAAAGGATTGAAAGTCCTAGATTTTTCTACACTTTTACCTGGTCCCTTTGCCACCATGTACTTGGCAGATCTTGGTGCTGAAGTTGTGCATATTGAATCACCGACACGACCTGACTTGTTGCGATTAGTGCCACCGTACGCACATGGACAAGCAACTGCACACAATTATTTGAATCGTAACAAACAATCTATCACGCTAGATCTAAAAAATCGTGACTGTATCGAACAGATCAAAAACAGGATTTCAGATTATGACATTGTAGTTGAGCAGTTCCGTCCCGGCGTCATGCAACGCTTGGGATTAGATTACGCCACATTGGCTGAAATCAATCCGCGACTCATCTATTGTTCAATTACTGGTTATGGCCAAACTGGATCCTATAAGGATAAGGCTGGGCATGATATTAATTATTTAGCTTTATCTGGAATTGCAGGACATAGCGGCCGGGTTCAGGGTGGTCCGCCGGCCTTAGGGATTCAGGTAGCTGATGTTGCTGGCGGCTCTATGCATGCAATCATTGCGATCCTGGCGGCAGTAATTGAACGTCAGCGCAGCGGCATGGGGCAGTATATTGATATTTCCATGACCGATTGTGCGGTGGCCTTAAATAATATGGCTGCGGCAGCAAGTCTGGCGGCAGGTGTGCATGCTAAACCAGAATTAGGTCATCTCAATGGCGGCACTTTTTATGACTATTATCAAACCCAAGATAGACGTTACCTTTCCATTGGTAGTTTAGAGCCACAATTTATGCAAGGGCTGGCACAGGCATTAGAGCTACCGATCTTATTAGAAAAAGGTGCATCCTTAGATGCTCAAGACCGAGCAGAGGTTAAAGCTGCGATTCAACAGAAAATTCTCAAGAAACCTTTGGCAGAGTGGCAGTCAGTATTTTCAACACTGGATGTTTGTGTTGAACCTGTATTAACACTGAATGAAGCTTTAAATTCCCAACTGGCCAAAGAACGCAGTTGGGTGGTGCAGGTTCCAGTCAAAGCAGGAGAACAGGAAGCCGAGCCACAACTCGCTTGTCCAATCAAGTTTTCCCGCTCCAGCTCACGCTATGATTTTATTGGGCAAGCACTGGGTGAATCTGAACAGTGGTAA